The following coding sequences are from one Kushneria phosphatilytica window:
- the folE2 gene encoding GTP cyclohydrolase FolE2 gives MNRNDLPDIATETSTLQGALSRVGMEQIALPLQVAGQGIVGRASAGVSLDNASARGVHMSRLYLALSALENRELSIDEVEGVLDAFLDTHQGLSDRAFLDLSGEAMLRRPALVSPLSGWKAYPFTLRCRKDTQGLQATLELTIGYSSTCPCSAALARQLIQQSFDEHFQDTPLTHEAVHDWLGSEQGVPATPHSQRSQTHLSLRLKNTPEALPLEAAINRVEDALGTALQTAVKRVDEQAFALANGQNLMFCEDAARRLHHTLQTQEEVIGFQLQVVHAESLHAHDAVASSEWNWQGCGEAF, from the coding sequence ATGAACCGCAATGATCTACCTGATATTGCCACGGAGACTTCGACGCTGCAGGGAGCGCTCTCTCGGGTGGGCATGGAGCAGATTGCCCTGCCGCTACAGGTAGCGGGGCAGGGGATCGTGGGCCGCGCATCAGCCGGTGTCAGCCTGGATAATGCATCGGCACGAGGTGTGCACATGTCCCGTCTCTATCTGGCTCTGAGTGCACTGGAAAACCGCGAGCTTTCCATCGACGAGGTGGAAGGGGTGCTCGATGCCTTTCTTGATACACACCAGGGGTTATCGGATCGCGCCTTTCTGGATCTGAGCGGTGAAGCGATGCTCAGGCGACCCGCCCTGGTCAGCCCGTTGTCAGGCTGGAAAGCCTATCCCTTTACCTTGCGCTGCCGAAAGGATACGCAAGGATTACAAGCCACCCTCGAGCTGACGATCGGTTATTCCTCTACCTGCCCCTGTTCGGCAGCACTGGCACGCCAACTGATTCAGCAGTCTTTTGACGAGCACTTCCAGGACACGCCGTTGACCCATGAGGCCGTCCATGACTGGCTGGGCAGTGAGCAGGGCGTGCCGGCGACCCCTCACAGCCAGCGCAGTCAGACGCATCTTTCGCTGCGTCTGAAGAACACGCCCGAAGCGCTGCCGCTGGAGGCGGCCATCAATCGCGTTGAGGATGCTCTCGGCACTGCGCTGCAGACGGCGGTCAAGCGTGTTGACGAGCAGGCCTTCGCGCTGGCCAATGGTCAGAACCTGATGTTCTGCGAGGATGCCGCACGTCGCCTGCATCACACCCTGCAGACGCAGGAGGAAGTGATCGGTTTCCAGCTGCAGGTTGTGCATGCCGAGAGCCTGCATGCGCACGACGCCGTGGCCAGCAGTGAGTGGAACTGGCAGGGCTGTGGTGAGGCTTTCTGA
- a CDS encoding metal ABC transporter solute-binding protein, Zn/Mn family yields the protein MASADEARIRVVAAESSYGSMVQTIGGEHVEVTSLLDSPDVNPHEFKGSPRIGRQLQNADLVVMNGAGFDGWMGPLLEGTSQEGRTVVKASEAGSAMIMADNNWHLFYSPRIMLATASHVTQALSQQDPTHERDYRHGLVQFRKELLPVYDQVQQLIAKYPNLTVTATVPVYNYMIQLLGYQNLYHDVQFASMRNSQPSARQVSEFIQGLKQHKVRLLIYNRQVHNRLTKNEVQSAREAGVPVVGVSAIPLHGDNYAQWQIRQLKAIEKALDKAQKPS from the coding sequence ATGGCAAGCGCTGATGAAGCAAGGATCCGGGTGGTTGCGGCCGAGAGCAGCTACGGCAGCATGGTGCAGACGATCGGCGGCGAGCATGTCGAGGTCACCTCGCTGCTGGATAGCCCCGATGTCAATCCACACGAGTTCAAGGGCAGCCCCCGGATCGGCCGTCAGTTGCAGAACGCTGATCTGGTGGTCATGAACGGAGCAGGATTCGATGGCTGGATGGGACCGCTGCTCGAAGGCACCAGTCAGGAGGGGCGAACCGTGGTCAAGGCCAGTGAGGCTGGTAGTGCCATGATCATGGCGGACAATAACTGGCACCTGTTCTACTCGCCCCGCATCATGCTGGCGACCGCCAGTCATGTCACCCAGGCCCTGAGCCAACAGGATCCGACGCACGAGCGCGACTATCGGCATGGCCTTGTGCAATTTCGCAAGGAATTGCTGCCTGTTTACGATCAGGTGCAGCAGCTGATTGCCAAATATCCGAATCTTACCGTGACAGCGACCGTACCGGTCTACAACTACATGATCCAGTTACTGGGTTATCAAAATCTTTACCACGATGTTCAGTTTGCCTCGATGCGCAACAGTCAGCCCAGTGCTCGGCAGGTCAGCGAATTCATTCAGGGGTTGAAGCAGCACAAGGTGCGTCTGCTGATCTATAACCGGCAGGTGCATAACCGCCTGACCAAAAATGAGGTGCAGAGTGCCAGGGAAGCCGGGGTGCCGGTAGTGGGTGTCAGTGCGATTCCATTACATGGCGACAATTACGCCCAATGGCAGATCAGGCAGCTCAAGGCGATTGAGAAGGCCCTCGATAAAGCGCAAAAACCGTCCTGA
- a CDS encoding metal ABC transporter ATP-binding protein: MTCDVSAVHARAIAAGKGAQHAFSDLSFELPVASFTALAGPNGSGKTTLFETLLGLASLRRGALDVFEQSPRKARSAVAYVPQASRLLHDGQFIGREFVAAAWRARRWGITWHQKAAAQAVDHALTQVDGHVLARRRLGELSGGQQQRLLVAQALVNQPRLLLMDEPLASLDPAAQEQIVALAAHLRNCLGMTVLFSTHDVNPVVDVADQVLYLAGGSGRLGTIDEIVNDEVLSALYGVPMHVVRERGRLFVMRDQAAGASRCVAEMARDAGRCA; encoded by the coding sequence ATGACCTGTGATGTATCCGCAGTGCATGCTCGCGCGATTGCGGCAGGCAAGGGAGCGCAGCATGCCTTCAGTGATTTGTCATTCGAGCTGCCAGTAGCCAGCTTCACGGCGCTGGCAGGCCCCAATGGTTCCGGCAAGACGACCCTGTTCGAGACCTTGCTGGGTCTGGCGAGTCTGCGTCGGGGGGCGCTTGATGTGTTCGAGCAGTCGCCGCGCAAGGCACGTTCGGCGGTCGCTTATGTGCCGCAGGCCAGTCGTCTGTTGCATGACGGCCAGTTCATTGGCCGTGAATTCGTGGCGGCGGCGTGGCGTGCCCGGCGATGGGGGATCACCTGGCATCAGAAGGCCGCGGCACAAGCCGTGGATCATGCGCTGACTCAGGTGGATGGCCATGTACTGGCACGGCGCCGACTGGGCGAGCTCTCCGGTGGTCAGCAACAGCGTCTGCTGGTGGCGCAGGCGCTGGTCAATCAGCCGCGGCTGCTGCTCATGGATGAGCCGCTGGCATCGCTGGACCCGGCCGCTCAGGAGCAGATCGTGGCGCTGGCCGCCCACCTGAGGAATTGCCTCGGGATGACCGTGCTGTTCAGCACGCATGATGTGAATCCGGTGGTCGATGTGGCTGATCAGGTGCTCTATCTGGCGGGCGGCAGTGGTCGACTCGGTACCATTGATGAGATCGTCAACGACGAGGTGCTGAGTGCGCTCTATGGCGTGCCCATGCATGTGGTACGCGAGCGCGGCCGTCTGTTCGTGATGCGTGATCAGGCAGCGGGAGCCTCGCGCTGTGTTGCCGAAATGGCACGGGATGCCGGGAGGTGCGCATGA
- a CDS encoding metal ABC transporter permease, translating into MNWPALLEMQFMRHAFAAASCIAIAGSAIGYFVVLRRQAFAAHALSNVGFAGAAGASLLGIDPLLGLFVFVLASAVLMALAGENVGQRDISVGMILMVSLGLGILFVNLYSANADAAIGILFGSVLGISHEQLHMTFMTSLVVMGLLVIMFRPLRFASLNAPAARGRGLPVTALNLLFLLLLGATAAMAVPVIGSLLSFAIFIGPAAAAQAWTGRVASGLVLTMALALLETWGGIAASYYINWPASSCIAILSFAIYALGWLSSRHALFRRFDKHIRTTTS; encoded by the coding sequence ATGAACTGGCCCGCGCTGCTGGAGATGCAGTTCATGCGCCACGCCTTCGCCGCGGCAAGCTGCATTGCGATCGCCGGTTCGGCGATCGGCTACTTCGTGGTATTGCGGCGTCAGGCGTTTGCGGCGCATGCGTTGAGCAATGTTGGTTTTGCCGGGGCGGCGGGCGCCTCGCTGCTGGGCATCGACCCCCTGCTCGGGTTATTCGTCTTCGTGCTGGCCTCTGCAGTGCTGATGGCGCTGGCAGGGGAGAACGTCGGGCAGCGGGATATCAGTGTCGGCATGATCCTGATGGTCTCGCTGGGGCTGGGCATCCTGTTCGTCAATCTTTACAGCGCCAATGCGGATGCCGCTATCGGTATCCTGTTCGGCAGTGTACTGGGCATCAGTCACGAACAACTGCACATGACCTTCATGACTTCACTGGTGGTGATGGGGTTGCTGGTGATCATGTTCCGCCCATTGCGGTTTGCCAGTCTCAATGCGCCTGCGGCCCGGGGGCGAGGACTACCTGTCACGGCACTCAACCTGCTGTTTCTGCTGTTGCTGGGGGCCACCGCGGCCATGGCGGTACCGGTGATCGGCTCGCTGCTCAGCTTTGCCATCTTCATCGGCCCCGCAGCGGCGGCCCAGGCCTGGACGGGGCGGGTCGCCTCCGGGCTGGTGCTGACCATGGCGCTGGCCCTGCTCGAAACCTGGGGCGGCATCGCGGCCTCGTACTACATCAACTGGCCGGCTTCCTCCTGTATCGCGATACTGAGCTTTGCCATCTACGCCCTGGGCTGGCTCTCCTCCCGGCATGCCCTGTTTCGCCGGTTTGACAAACATATCCGCACAACAACGAGCTGA
- a CDS encoding OprO/OprP family phosphate-selective porin — MAIGPGVLALPASADEAGSRVTLTDSGLGLKSTDERFAIQLHGLIQADGAVFDQDRTELGNGTDIRNAKLILKGHVQHDWGYKFQVNFAKEDNRQLEDIFLQYRGFRPTTITVGNVKQPFSLAFLNGNRNATFMEFAMIHEALVPKRRIGLMAGLHGGSWTAHMGGFANSVKEDNSVGDSGAGIVGRGVWTPVRSQRRLVLAGLAGQYRSLGDNHKVAIKSRPGTHVTNQRLVGFGPHTGFAPITDARNVAAGDAQVAVVHGPFAVQGEFVHKRVGQKESHFDAQGGYMQASYFLTGESRAAAYQPGKGAFGAITPMHPYGAWQVALRYDTLKLNDDSMVGGREQNLTAGVNWYANRHVRFSANYIRIDAERPGGPDNRANAFAARAQLGF, encoded by the coding sequence ATGGCCATCGGGCCGGGCGTGCTGGCGCTGCCGGCCAGCGCTGATGAAGCAGGCTCCCGGGTGACGCTCACGGATAGTGGTCTGGGGCTGAAAAGTACCGATGAGCGTTTCGCCATTCAGTTGCATGGCCTGATTCAGGCGGATGGCGCGGTGTTTGATCAGGATCGTACAGAGCTGGGCAATGGCACCGATATACGTAATGCCAAGCTGATTCTGAAAGGCCACGTTCAGCATGACTGGGGTTACAAATTTCAGGTCAACTTCGCGAAAGAGGATAACCGGCAGCTGGAAGACATCTTCCTGCAGTATCGCGGCTTCAGGCCGACCACCATTACAGTGGGTAATGTCAAACAACCTTTCTCGCTGGCGTTTCTGAATGGTAATCGCAATGCCACCTTCATGGAGTTTGCGATGATCCATGAGGCATTGGTACCGAAGCGTCGGATCGGCCTCATGGCAGGTTTGCATGGTGGCAGCTGGACAGCGCATATGGGCGGTTTTGCCAACAGCGTGAAAGAGGACAATAGCGTTGGAGACAGTGGGGCGGGGATAGTTGGTCGTGGTGTCTGGACGCCGGTGCGCAGTCAGCGTCGATTGGTGCTGGCAGGGCTGGCCGGTCAGTACCGGAGTCTGGGAGATAACCACAAGGTGGCGATCAAAAGTCGCCCGGGGACACATGTCACGAATCAGCGGCTGGTCGGCTTCGGCCCCCATACCGGTTTTGCGCCGATTACTGATGCCCGTAACGTCGCAGCAGGTGATGCACAGGTGGCTGTTGTGCATGGCCCCTTTGCAGTGCAGGGAGAGTTCGTGCACAAGCGCGTCGGGCAAAAGGAGTCACACTTCGATGCTCAGGGGGGCTATATGCAGGCCAGCTACTTCCTGACCGGGGAATCCCGAGCGGCAGCCTACCAGCCGGGTAAGGGCGCGTTCGGCGCCATTACGCCGATGCACCCCTACGGCGCCTGGCAGGTGGCCCTGCGCTACGACACCCTGAAGCTCAACGACGATAGCATGGTGGGCGGCCGCGAGCAGAATCTGACGGCCGGGGTGAACTGGTATGCCAACCGTCATGTGCGCTTTTCTGCCAACTACATCCGTATTGATGCTGAAAGACCGGGTGGGCCGGATAATCGGGCCAATGCATTTGCCGCGCGAGCTCAGCTCGGCTTCTGA
- a CDS encoding YgjV family protein produces the protein MQLLAGQIVSLIALAICLVAFASKRDDRLLKLLISANIAFTLQYLLFASWVAAAITTLVILRIVLARRHPGSYPLMAGVLAATLAVSLLFWEGWLDLLPLTAGVLGTIGMFMLRGIPMRLMLAGAALAWALTNLIIGAVGGTLAETLIFITNVITIARMARDRRAHSTA, from the coding sequence ATGCAGTTGCTCGCCGGTCAGATTGTCAGTCTCATCGCCCTGGCGATCTGCCTGGTGGCGTTTGCCAGCAAGCGTGATGACCGTCTGCTCAAGCTGCTGATTTCGGCCAATATCGCATTCACGCTGCAGTATCTGCTGTTCGCGAGCTGGGTCGCGGCAGCCATCACCACGCTGGTGATTCTGCGTATCGTACTGGCGCGCCGCCATCCCGGCAGTTATCCCCTCATGGCGGGCGTGCTGGCCGCCACCCTGGCCGTTTCGCTTCTCTTCTGGGAAGGCTGGCTTGATCTGTTACCACTGACCGCCGGCGTGCTGGGTACGATCGGCATGTTCATGCTGCGCGGCATTCCCATGCGGCTGATGCTGGCCGGTGCAGCGCTGGCCTGGGCGCTGACCAACCTGATCATTGGTGCCGTGGGCGGCACCTTGGCAGAAACCCTGATTTTCATCACCAATGTAATCACCATCGCCAGGATGGCACGCGATCGCCGCGCGCATTCAACGGCCTGA
- a CDS encoding isocitrate lyase/PEP mutase family protein — protein MTTSANERRAAFRRRIAERNALLVPGVFNALSARIVEDAGFEALYLTGAGVSNMSLGLPDLGFIGLHEIAEHAARVRDVVELPMIVDADTGFGNALNVRQTIRTLERSGADAIQLEDQISPKKCGHFSGKQVISTEEMLGKIKAAVDAREDDNVQIIARTDAAAVHGIEHAVERARRFAEAGADILFIEATETLEDVRRLPTLLKTPQLINIVIGGKTPTLSRDELEPLGYAIVLYANAALQSAVCGMQRALPQLQRAGRLDEDPQLVAPFSERQRLVNKPFFDQLDSRYAPQES, from the coding sequence ATGACCACTTCAGCCAATGAACGCCGTGCTGCTTTCCGGCGTCGCATCGCCGAACGCAACGCCCTGCTGGTACCCGGCGTATTCAATGCTCTCAGTGCTCGCATCGTCGAGGATGCAGGCTTTGAAGCGCTTTATCTGACCGGCGCTGGCGTTAGCAACATGTCACTGGGTCTGCCCGATCTGGGGTTCATCGGACTGCATGAAATTGCCGAGCACGCCGCTCGCGTGCGTGACGTGGTCGAGCTGCCGATGATCGTCGATGCGGACACCGGCTTTGGCAATGCCCTGAACGTGCGTCAGACTATTCGCACGCTGGAACGCAGTGGTGCGGATGCCATTCAGCTCGAGGATCAGATCTCGCCCAAGAAATGTGGTCACTTCAGTGGCAAACAAGTCATTTCGACCGAAGAGATGCTGGGCAAGATCAAGGCGGCCGTCGACGCGCGCGAGGATGATAACGTTCAGATCATCGCCCGTACGGATGCCGCTGCCGTTCATGGCATCGAGCATGCCGTGGAGCGAGCCCGTCGTTTCGCTGAAGCGGGCGCGGATATCCTGTTCATCGAAGCCACCGAAACCCTGGAGGATGTCCGCCGTCTACCGACCCTGCTCAAGACCCCGCAACTGATCAACATTGTCATTGGGGGCAAGACGCCTACGCTTTCACGCGATGAGCTCGAACCCCTCGGCTATGCCATCGTGCTCTACGCCAATGCCGCACTGCAGAGCGCTGTCTGTGGCATGCAGCGGGCACTGCCTCAACTGCAGCGAGCTGGTCGGCTTGATGAGGACCCCCAGCTGGTCGCTCCCTTCAGCGAGCGGCAGCGGCTGGTCAATAAACCGTTCTTCGATCAACTGGATTCCCGTTACGCCCCGCAAGAGTCATGA
- a CDS encoding ABC transporter substrate-binding protein — translation MKYLIAVLALLTLASAARAVAAESSLTIEAALDFNVAEPLIRAFEATHPNIRVSYHDSSTLAVDRRARDGSPPADVYISSAMPWQVALANQGRAARLDLPEARQWPEWAKWRNEVFGFTFEPVVIAYRLDLARHTLPPQTHRELLQALQIPQLQGRVTTYDPESSGVGYSLFQQDARYSPRFWDLVAAMGARGVTPEATSRAMLEGLSEGRYWLGYNLLGSYAIAWARHHPEVIVQVPTDYSLVLLRTALVARNAPHPQAARLFMAFLLGPKGQHVLAGQTPLFSPLDGVVGPWTAARLRDQVGDHLYPIPLDASLLAFVDPLRRDAFMRRWAREITILDRTGESGSSSSDTASQQSARPDTPWPRRPTPPVHSSRETQP, via the coding sequence ATGAAATATCTGATAGCCGTACTTGCCCTACTGACCCTGGCTTCAGCAGCCCGGGCGGTGGCCGCCGAATCGAGTCTGACCATTGAAGCGGCACTGGATTTCAACGTGGCCGAACCCCTGATACGTGCCTTCGAAGCAACGCACCCGAACATCAGGGTCAGCTACCACGACAGCTCGACACTGGCCGTTGACCGCCGAGCCCGCGATGGCAGCCCGCCGGCGGATGTTTACATCAGCTCGGCCATGCCCTGGCAGGTCGCGCTCGCCAATCAGGGGCGCGCGGCACGACTCGACCTGCCGGAAGCACGACAATGGCCCGAGTGGGCCAAATGGCGCAATGAAGTCTTCGGCTTCACGTTTGAACCCGTGGTCATCGCCTATCGCCTGGATCTTGCCCGCCACACGCTGCCTCCCCAGACCCACCGCGAGTTGCTGCAGGCCCTGCAGATACCTCAGCTTCAGGGACGAGTGACCACTTATGATCCCGAGAGCAGTGGCGTCGGCTACTCGCTGTTTCAGCAGGATGCACGCTACAGCCCCCGCTTCTGGGATCTGGTTGCTGCCATGGGCGCCAGAGGGGTCACCCCCGAAGCTACCAGCCGTGCCATGCTGGAAGGCCTCAGTGAGGGGCGTTACTGGCTCGGCTACAATCTGTTGGGCTCATATGCCATCGCCTGGGCCCGCCACCATCCGGAAGTGATCGTGCAGGTCCCGACCGACTATAGCTTGGTCCTGTTGCGCACGGCGCTGGTCGCGCGCAATGCGCCACACCCGCAGGCTGCACGACTTTTCATGGCCTTTCTGCTGGGGCCCAAAGGCCAGCATGTGCTGGCCGGCCAGACACCGCTGTTTTCACCTCTGGATGGCGTGGTCGGCCCCTGGACCGCGGCAAGGTTACGTGATCAGGTCGGCGATCATCTTTATCCGATCCCTCTGGATGCCTCTCTACTGGCCTTTGTCGACCCGCTCAGACGTGACGCCTTCATGCGGCGGTGGGCCCGGGAAATCACCATACTCGACCGCACCGGCGAGTCCGGATCTTCATCTTCCGATACAGCCAGCCAGCAATCGGCCCGACCCGATACGCCCTGGCCACGCCGCCCAACCCCTCCAGTCCACTCCTCAAGGGAGACTCAGCCATGA
- a CDS encoding sensor histidine kinase, with amino-acid sequence MIRRGHSLKRRLMLWMAGLTLIFGSALLLEATLSANREADRVYDGVLDDAILTIAEALQWQDGRPLIAMPAAALQILATPHEERVFYALLGARGEIITANASLPITARLQKKVAQQPVYRDIDWQGTSLRLAGREFTSAGWETREPVQIWVAHTRGARNALAHDLVARAAMRFILMVGLAIVLVWLAVRASLRPLTRLRHRLRQRHSEDFSPISARVPVELSELVDTLDQLLARQRKSHDRLMRFIADASHQLKTPLAGLQNISELALRSRDHEQWHEALKDIHAGASRSTRLAHQLLQLARLDHDETSLATRLDLTALARERLTDWAQRPASAMHDLGLEVPDHPVWVQATDWQLGELINNLLDNALRYTPPDSVITLGVEETDSGHELFVEDNGPGVPPALRDSLVHPFVRGDRHDTSGSGLGLAVAASIARSHQAQLSITTPASGGLRVALLFSHERHQ; translated from the coding sequence ATGATCCGACGTGGGCACTCCCTCAAGCGTCGGTTGATGCTGTGGATGGCCGGACTGACCCTGATTTTCGGGAGCGCCCTGCTGCTTGAAGCCACACTGAGTGCCAACCGCGAGGCCGATCGTGTTTATGACGGGGTGCTGGATGACGCCATTCTCACCATCGCCGAAGCGCTGCAATGGCAGGATGGTCGCCCATTGATCGCCATGCCCGCAGCAGCCCTGCAGATTCTGGCCACCCCCCATGAGGAGCGAGTGTTCTACGCGCTGCTGGGGGCTCGGGGCGAGATCATTACCGCCAATGCCAGCCTGCCCATCACCGCCAGGCTGCAAAAAAAGGTCGCACAACAGCCGGTCTATCGTGATATCGACTGGCAGGGCACGTCGCTGCGGCTGGCTGGTCGGGAGTTTACCTCGGCAGGCTGGGAGACCCGCGAGCCGGTGCAGATCTGGGTGGCCCACACCCGCGGCGCTCGCAATGCGCTGGCCCATGATCTTGTCGCGCGTGCGGCGATGCGTTTCATTCTGATGGTAGGGCTTGCCATCGTGCTCGTATGGCTCGCTGTACGAGCATCCTTGCGCCCGTTGACGCGACTGCGTCACAGATTGCGCCAGCGTCACAGCGAAGACTTCAGCCCGATTTCTGCACGCGTCCCCGTGGAGCTCTCCGAACTGGTCGATACCCTCGATCAGTTACTGGCACGCCAGCGCAAAAGCCATGATCGCCTGATGCGCTTCATCGCGGATGCGTCTCATCAGCTCAAGACCCCACTGGCGGGCCTGCAGAACATCAGTGAGCTGGCCCTGCGCTCGCGTGATCACGAGCAATGGCATGAGGCCCTGAAAGATATCCATGCAGGCGCAAGCCGGTCGACGCGCCTGGCGCACCAGCTGTTGCAACTGGCACGTCTGGATCATGATGAGACTTCTCTCGCCACCCGACTCGATCTGACGGCGCTGGCCCGTGAGCGGCTGACCGATTGGGCGCAGCGTCCGGCCAGTGCCATGCACGATCTCGGCCTGGAAGTGCCTGACCACCCGGTATGGGTGCAAGCCACGGATTGGCAACTCGGAGAGCTGATCAATAACCTGCTGGATAACGCCTTGCGCTATACGCCGCCCGACAGTGTGATCACTCTGGGGGTGGAGGAAACGGACAGTGGCCACGAACTGTTTGTCGAGGATAACGGCCCAGGCGTGCCACCAGCGCTACGCGACTCGCTGGTACACCCCTTTGTGCGCGGCGATCGTCATGATACCAGCGGCTCCGGCCTGGGTCTGGCAGTCGCGGCCTCCATTGCCCGGTCGCATCAGGCGCAACTGAGCATCACAACCCCTGCCAGCGGAGGATTACGCGTGGCCCTGCTCTTCAGTCACGAACGGCATCAATGA
- a CDS encoding response regulator transcription factor, producing MRLLLAEDDALLTRAIRQTLTAHGHTLDALADGDQALHALTTQRFDLILLDLGLPGRGGLELLSALRDRGDTTPVLILTARDGLDDRIRGLDLGADDYLAKPFEISELEARVRALLRRSQQRSADRLALGDVTIDLSHFEVRMKGTLMTLPRRELSLLESLMARAGQLVPRDLLEARLFGFEAVGSNALDLYISRLRKRLDGHGLRIRTIRGLGYVLEEIPAS from the coding sequence ATGAGACTGCTGCTTGCTGAAGATGATGCCTTGCTGACACGCGCCATCCGTCAGACCCTGACAGCCCATGGACACACTCTGGATGCCCTGGCGGATGGCGATCAGGCCCTTCATGCCCTGACGACACAACGCTTCGATCTGATCCTGCTGGATCTGGGTTTACCGGGGCGTGGGGGGCTGGAATTGCTGAGCGCCCTGCGTGACCGCGGCGACACCACACCGGTATTGATTCTGACGGCGCGGGATGGTCTCGATGACCGGATTCGCGGACTCGATCTGGGCGCTGACGACTATCTCGCCAAGCCCTTCGAGATCAGCGAGCTCGAAGCCCGGGTGCGTGCCCTGTTGCGGCGTAGTCAGCAACGCAGTGCCGACCGCCTGGCGCTCGGCGACGTCACCATCGATCTGAGCCATTTCGAGGTCAGAATGAAGGGCACGCTGATGACCCTGCCCCGCCGCGAGCTGAGCCTGCTGGAGAGTCTGATGGCCCGGGCCGGGCAGCTGGTGCCCCGGGATCTCCTTGAGGCACGTCTGTTCGGTTTCGAAGCCGTCGGCAGCAATGCGCTCGATCTCTATATCAGCCGGCTGCGCAAGCGTCTGGATGGCCATGGCCTGCGCATTCGCACCATTCGCGGGCTGGGCTACGTGCTAGAGGAAATACCGGCCTCATGA
- a CDS encoding Bug family tripartite tricarboxylate transporter substrate binding protein, which produces MTIRIRGALMALGASAAVSLSSLGAAPAQAAVELDKPECLAPAKPGGGYDLTCRLAATSLQQTGILKKPMAVNYMPGGIGAVAYNHVMGVRDDDPNLIVAASTGAALNLAEGKFGKYDGSEVRWLGAVATDYGAIVVREDAPWQNLDELMEDLKQNPGKVVFGAGGTVGSQDWMKAALTAKAADIDPRKLRYVAFEGGGESLAALLGNHIQVFTGDLSEIESQLKGGKVRVLAALSDERQGGAFADIPTAKEQGYDVEWPIWRGYYMGGKVSDEAYQTWLDKFTQLVKTDQFKQARQARGLFPFTKLGPEFDAYVKERIAHFNQLAKEMGLAK; this is translated from the coding sequence ATGACCATCCGCATTCGCGGTGCCCTGATGGCGCTGGGCGCTTCAGCTGCCGTCTCACTTTCGTCCCTGGGCGCGGCCCCGGCACAGGCTGCAGTCGAGCTCGACAAGCCCGAGTGCCTGGCACCCGCCAAACCGGGAGGAGGCTACGATCTGACCTGTCGCCTGGCGGCCACTTCTCTTCAGCAGACCGGTATTCTGAAAAAGCCGATGGCGGTCAACTACATGCCGGGCGGCATCGGGGCCGTGGCCTACAACCATGTCATGGGCGTGCGCGATGACGATCCCAATCTGATCGTGGCGGCCAGTACCGGGGCGGCCCTCAATCTGGCCGAGGGCAAGTTCGGCAAGTATGACGGCAGTGAAGTCCGCTGGCTGGGTGCGGTGGCCACCGATTACGGGGCCATTGTCGTTCGGGAAGATGCGCCCTGGCAGAATCTTGATGAGCTGATGGAGGATCTGAAACAGAACCCCGGCAAGGTGGTTTTTGGTGCAGGCGGCACCGTGGGGAGTCAGGACTGGATGAAGGCAGCCCTGACGGCGAAGGCTGCCGATATCGATCCGCGCAAGCTGCGCTATGTCGCTTTCGAAGGGGGTGGCGAGTCGCTGGCGGCCCTGCTGGGGAATCACATTCAGGTCTTTACCGGTGATCTCTCCGAAATCGAGTCCCAGCTCAAGGGCGGCAAGGTGCGCGTGCTGGCTGCGTTGTCGGATGAGCGTCAGGGCGGTGCATTTGCTGATATACCCACCGCGAAAGAGCAGGGCTACGACGTCGAATGGCCGATCTGGCGTGGTTATTACATGGGAGGCAAGGTCAGCGATGAGGCCTACCAGACCTGGCTGGACAAGTTCACCCAACTGGTGAAAACGGATCAGTTCAAGCAGGCGCGTCAGGCAAGAGGACTGTTCCCCTTTACCAAACTGGGGCCCGAGTTTGATGCCTATGTCAAAGAGCGCATTGCGCACTTCAATCAGCTGGCCAAAGAGATGGGACTGGCAAAATGA